A single genomic interval of Alistipes provencensis harbors:
- a CDS encoding DUF4270 domain-containing protein has protein sequence MKQFNNFRRKLLPVAALAAAIAAVFAGCTKVDDTLGGNLIPDNQQMKAGYVELLGEGLNPRKYVETRLFQSDSLIGSNISYGYFGTCINDTLGERKAGFLSQMINYYKVDSGYFGYMPIFDSAQIMLKITSIGRDSLTEQTFAVYEIISNDYIDKKASNDTTFYINFNPQNPNGDGSAEKVYDESKPLFRFKLGGEGTTPSTATSITLEPTPEGEDYIKRLMLQKEGEKYYGDYSIYSPDSLEYWVKEFKGLYIGPDPKNPIQQDGTKEKGTIFATSLDYSGLAVFGRNRVKDDPTLIKDTIGMVYYFYESGTEFGNVSVNTITHNYDAATSAAKIDITKAREVNPDGSINENREPNPRIYVEGMGGVVTEMTFTPEFFARMEEEIAEGNKDGKDFKTLAFSQVRMSIYFDDSEYDWEKLNPVNLTRMIDEMNAFPSRLGMYTNFKKLTPISDYAYTYEQNYNTTLSYGGKINRSRGCYVMDITGYMQQLWNSYNKAKEAAGGVADDIDWDKVTNRTVYIGPEAYSLYSSSFGVLQGMATDSSEPVVNNAPIRFDLTYNLIK, from the coding sequence ATGAAGCAATTCAATAATTTCCGCCGCAAGCTGCTCCCGGTCGCAGCACTGGCCGCCGCAATCGCGGCGGTATTCGCGGGCTGCACCAAGGTAGACGATACGCTGGGCGGAAACCTCATTCCGGACAATCAGCAGATGAAGGCCGGATACGTCGAACTGCTCGGCGAAGGGCTGAATCCCCGGAAATACGTCGAAACGCGGCTGTTCCAGAGCGACTCGCTGATCGGCTCGAACATCTCCTACGGCTATTTCGGAACCTGCATCAACGACACGCTCGGCGAGCGCAAGGCCGGATTCCTCTCTCAGATGATCAACTATTACAAAGTCGATTCGGGCTATTTCGGATACATGCCGATCTTCGACTCGGCGCAGATCATGCTCAAGATCACCAGCATAGGCCGCGACTCGCTGACCGAACAGACCTTTGCCGTCTACGAGATCATCAGCAACGACTACATCGACAAAAAGGCGTCGAACGACACGACTTTCTATATCAATTTCAATCCGCAAAACCCCAACGGGGACGGTTCCGCCGAAAAGGTTTACGACGAAAGCAAACCGCTCTTCCGGTTCAAGCTCGGCGGTGAAGGGACAACCCCTTCGACCGCTACGAGCATCACGCTGGAGCCGACCCCCGAAGGTGAGGATTACATCAAACGCCTGATGCTCCAGAAAGAAGGCGAGAAATATTATGGAGATTACTCGATCTACAGCCCCGACAGCCTCGAATACTGGGTCAAGGAGTTCAAGGGACTTTATATCGGTCCCGACCCGAAGAACCCGATTCAGCAGGACGGCACCAAGGAGAAGGGTACGATCTTCGCAACGTCGCTCGACTACTCGGGACTGGCGGTCTTCGGCCGTAACCGTGTGAAGGATGATCCCACGCTGATAAAGGACACGATCGGCATGGTCTACTATTTCTACGAATCCGGCACCGAATTCGGCAATGTCTCGGTGAACACCATCACCCATAACTATGACGCAGCCACTTCGGCCGCGAAGATCGACATCACCAAAGCCCGCGAGGTCAATCCCGACGGAAGCATCAACGAAAACCGGGAACCGAATCCCCGCATCTATGTCGAAGGCATGGGCGGCGTGGTGACCGAGATGACCTTCACCCCGGAGTTCTTCGCAAGGATGGAAGAGGAGATCGCCGAGGGCAACAAAGACGGCAAAGATTTCAAGACACTGGCATTCAGTCAGGTGCGCATGTCGATCTATTTCGATGACAGCGAATATGACTGGGAAAAGCTTAACCCGGTTAATCTGACGAGAATGATCGACGAAATGAATGCATTCCCGAGCCGGCTGGGCATGTATACCAATTTCAAAAAGCTGACGCCGATCTCGGACTACGCCTACACATACGAGCAGAATTACAACACGACGCTCTCCTACGGCGGCAAGATCAACCGCAGCCGCGGATGTTATGTGATGGACATCACGGGCTACATGCAGCAGTTGTGGAACAGTTACAACAAGGCCAAGGAGGCCGCGGGCGGCGTAGCCGACGACATCGACTGGGACAAAGTCACGAACCGCACGGTCTATATCGGTCCCGAGGCGTACAGCCTTTACTCCTCGTCGTTCGGCGTATTGCAGGGCATGGCGACCGACAGTTCGGAACCCGTCGTGAACAACGCCCCGATCCGCTTCGACCTGACATATAACCTGATTAAATAA
- a CDS encoding glycogen/starch synthase encodes MASKILYVCQEITPYLPETEGSRLCRALTQAMQEHGNEIRTFMPRYGCINERRHQLHEVIRLSGMNLIIDDNDHQLIIKVASIPAARVQIYFIDNDDYFSRKAVLADDAGNYFPDNDERAIFFARGVLETVKKLRWTPTVVHCHGWFTAVVPVYLKRVFADDPIFRDVKVVVSLYGDGFPGELDSGFGAKIAGEGVKDKNLAILDAPSYENTCRFVMEYADGVVVASADVDPKVLDMARASGKPMLEYQSPEAEDFFDNYNRFYEAIQ; translated from the coding sequence ATGGCAAGCAAGATTCTGTACGTCTGTCAGGAAATCACCCCCTATCTTCCCGAAACGGAGGGTTCCCGGCTTTGCCGTGCACTGACGCAGGCAATGCAGGAACACGGGAACGAAATCCGCACCTTCATGCCCCGCTACGGCTGTATCAACGAGCGCAGGCACCAACTGCACGAAGTCATCCGCCTTTCGGGTATGAACCTCATCATCGACGACAACGACCACCAACTGATTATCAAGGTGGCCTCGATCCCGGCAGCACGCGTACAGATTTATTTCATCGACAACGACGACTACTTCTCGCGCAAGGCCGTACTGGCCGACGACGCGGGCAACTACTTCCCGGACAACGACGAACGGGCCATCTTCTTCGCCCGCGGCGTGTTGGAAACGGTCAAGAAACTGCGCTGGACACCCACCGTCGTGCATTGCCACGGGTGGTTCACGGCCGTGGTCCCCGTCTACCTGAAGCGGGTTTTCGCCGACGATCCGATTTTCCGCGACGTCAAGGTCGTGGTGTCGCTCTACGGCGACGGATTCCCCGGGGAGCTCGATTCGGGATTCGGCGCGAAGATCGCCGGCGAAGGGGTCAAAGACAAAAATCTTGCGATTCTCGACGCCCCGTCATACGAAAACACCTGCCGTTTCGTTATGGAATATGCCGACGGTGTGGTGGTGGCTTCTGCGGATGTCGACCCCAAGGTGCTCGACATGGCCCGCGCAAGCGGAAAGCCGATGCTCGAATACCAGTCACCCGAAGCGGAGGACTTTTTCGATAATTACAACCGATTCTATGAAGCAATTCAATAA
- the queA gene encoding tRNA preQ1(34) S-adenosylmethionine ribosyltransferase-isomerase QueA has translation MKLSQYGYDFSPEMLAKYPADNRDESRLMVINRAKGTIEHRIFKDIIEYFDEKDLFVFNDTKVFPARLYGNKEKTGAEIEIFLLRELNRELRLWDVLVDPARKIRIGNKLYFGDDDLLVAEVIDNTTSRGRTLRFLFDGSYEEFKQTLFALGETPLPKWVREKVEPEDAERYQTIFADKEGAVAAPTAGMHFSKHLMKRMEIKGVDKTFVTLHVGLGNFRTVDVEDLSKHKMDSEQFFVTDEAADAVNGAKNAGRKVVAIGTTVMRTVETAVSTNGLIKPMEGWTNKFIFAPYEFTVADAMVTNLHLPYSTQLMMVAAFGGYETVMNAYKIAKEEGYRFGTYGDAMLIL, from the coding sequence ATGAAATTATCGCAATACGGGTACGACTTTTCACCCGAAATGCTGGCCAAATACCCGGCCGACAACCGCGACGAATCCCGGCTGATGGTCATCAACCGCGCCAAGGGCACCATCGAACACCGCATTTTCAAAGACATCATCGAGTATTTCGACGAAAAGGACCTGTTCGTCTTCAACGATACGAAAGTTTTCCCGGCACGTCTCTACGGCAACAAGGAGAAGACCGGCGCCGAGATCGAAATCTTTCTGCTGCGTGAGCTGAACCGTGAACTGCGACTGTGGGACGTATTGGTGGACCCGGCGCGCAAAATCCGCATCGGCAACAAGCTCTATTTCGGCGACGACGACCTGCTGGTGGCCGAGGTGATCGACAACACCACCTCGCGCGGCCGCACGCTGCGGTTCCTCTTCGACGGCTCCTACGAGGAGTTCAAGCAGACGCTCTTCGCGCTGGGCGAAACGCCCCTGCCCAAATGGGTGCGCGAAAAGGTCGAGCCCGAAGATGCCGAGCGTTATCAGACGATCTTCGCCGACAAGGAGGGCGCCGTGGCGGCTCCGACGGCCGGCATGCACTTCTCGAAGCACCTGATGAAACGCATGGAGATCAAGGGTGTCGACAAGACGTTCGTGACGCTCCATGTGGGGTTGGGCAACTTCCGCACGGTGGACGTCGAGGACCTCTCGAAGCACAAGATGGACTCCGAACAGTTCTTCGTTACGGACGAGGCCGCCGACGCGGTAAACGGCGCCAAGAACGCCGGACGCAAGGTCGTGGCCATCGGCACGACGGTCATGCGCACGGTCGAAACCGCCGTCTCGACCAACGGACTGATCAAGCCCATGGAGGGGTGGACCAACAAGTTCATCTTCGCCCCCTACGAGTTCACGGTGGCCGACGCCATGGTGACCAACCTCCACCTGCCCTACTCCACGCAACTGATGATGGTGGCGGCATTCGGCGGGTATGAAACCGTGATGAATGCCTACAAGATAGCCAAGGAGGAAGGGTACCGTTTCGGCACATACGGGGACGCAATGCTGATTCTTTAA
- the truB gene encoding tRNA pseudouridine(55) synthase TruB, which yields MPMTREPLDLRGINFEDGYIAVLDKPLRWTSTDVVRKVKFALRKLGYRRIKVGHAGTLDPLASGILLVCIGRATKLVDALQAEEKEYVADVMLGATTPSYDLEHEIDQTFPYEHITREAVEEALASLTGERLQTPPVYSAKKIEGTRAYELARAGEEVAVRQALITIYEMEIVEYDLPRVRIRVRCSKGTYIRSLAHEIGQALHSGAHLSSLRRTRSGGFTLEKAYELDDFLENLQKIETK from the coding sequence ATGCCCATGACCCGAGAACCGCTCGACCTGCGCGGCATCAACTTCGAAGACGGCTACATCGCCGTTCTGGACAAGCCCCTCCGCTGGACCTCGACCGACGTGGTCCGCAAGGTCAAATTCGCCCTGCGCAAACTCGGCTACCGCAGGATCAAGGTCGGACACGCCGGGACGCTCGACCCGCTGGCGTCGGGCATCCTGCTGGTCTGCATCGGCCGCGCCACGAAGCTGGTGGACGCCCTGCAGGCCGAGGAGAAGGAGTATGTGGCCGACGTGATGCTGGGCGCCACAACCCCGAGCTACGACCTCGAACACGAGATCGATCAGACATTCCCCTACGAACACATCACGCGCGAAGCGGTCGAGGAGGCGCTCGCCTCGCTCACCGGCGAGCGGCTGCAAACCCCGCCCGTCTACTCGGCCAAGAAGATCGAGGGCACACGCGCCTACGAACTGGCCCGGGCCGGCGAGGAGGTAGCCGTGCGTCAGGCGCTGATTACCATTTATGAAATGGAGATCGTGGAGTACGACCTCCCGCGGGTGCGCATCCGAGTGCGTTGCAGCAAGGGCACCTACATCCGTTCGCTGGCCCACGAAATCGGGCAGGCGCTCCACAGCGGGGCCCACCTCTCGTCCCTGCGCCGCACGCGCAGCGGCGGGTTCACGCTCGAAAAAGCGTATGAACTGGATGATTTTCTGGAAAATCTGCAAAAAATTGAAACAAAATAG
- a CDS encoding undecaprenyl-diphosphate phosphatase gives MDTLQAILLGIVQGITEFLPVSSSGHLQIAKEVLGVELENNITFDVMLHAATVLSTVVVLWRELLKLLQGLFSRHFNEQQAYILKIVVSMIPAGIVGVLFAKQIEAFFASLTFVGAMLMLTAQLLTFAYFAKPRAKKGITFGNAFVIGLAQAAATLPGLSRSGSTIATGLLLGKSKEEVANFSFIMVIPVILGKMLLDICSGEVAAMDIPAGALVGGFLAAFISGTLACKFMIEVVKRGKLIWFALYCCLAGLVSIIFSIL, from the coding sequence ATGGACACACTGCAAGCTATCCTGCTCGGCATCGTGCAGGGCATCACCGAATTTCTTCCCGTATCGAGCAGCGGACACCTCCAGATCGCCAAGGAAGTGCTGGGCGTGGAGCTCGAAAACAACATCACCTTCGACGTCATGCTCCACGCCGCCACGGTGCTGAGCACCGTCGTCGTGCTGTGGCGCGAACTGCTGAAATTGTTACAGGGGCTCTTCTCGCGGCATTTCAACGAACAGCAGGCCTACATCCTCAAGATCGTCGTCTCGATGATCCCGGCCGGCATCGTCGGCGTGCTCTTCGCCAAGCAAATCGAAGCGTTCTTCGCATCGTTGACCTTCGTCGGAGCCATGCTGATGCTCACGGCGCAACTGCTGACCTTCGCCTACTTCGCCAAACCGCGCGCGAAGAAGGGGATCACCTTCGGCAATGCGTTCGTCATCGGCCTCGCGCAGGCCGCGGCCACGCTCCCGGGCCTCTCGCGGTCGGGCTCGACCATCGCCACGGGGTTGCTGCTCGGCAAGAGCAAGGAGGAGGTCGCCAACTTCTCGTTCATCATGGTCATCCCGGTCATTCTGGGCAAGATGCTGTTAGACATCTGCTCGGGCGAGGTCGCAGCCATGGACATCCCGGCAGGCGCCCTCGTCGGCGGATTCCTCGCGGCATTCATCTCGGGAACGCTGGCCTGCAAGTTCATGATCGAGGTGGTCAAGCGCGGCAAGCTGATCTGGTTCGCCCTCTACTGCTGTCTCGCGGGACTCGTTTCGATCATCTTCTCCATCCTCTGA
- a CDS encoding DUF3098 domain-containing protein, translating into MKKEQKKTQDPAQEDTRMPLTRRNYVLLAIGFAVILVGFILMAGGGSDSPDEFNYAMFSWRRITLAPILVIGGFVIEIYAIMKRY; encoded by the coding sequence ATGAAAAAGGAGCAGAAAAAAACGCAGGACCCCGCGCAGGAGGATACGCGCATGCCGCTCACCCGGCGCAACTACGTCCTGCTGGCGATCGGATTCGCCGTCATCCTCGTGGGCTTCATCCTGATGGCCGGCGGCGGCAGCGATTCGCCCGATGAATTCAACTATGCGATGTTCTCGTGGCGGCGCATCACGCTGGCCCCGATTCTGGTGATCGGCGGATTCGTCATCGAGATATATGCCATCATGAAGCGGTACTGA
- a CDS encoding cell division protein FtsX, which translates to MKDDKRLKRKVRNSYIVSTVSITLVLFLLGSVGYLMVAALKVADTLQESIAVTVELKNGLSESQREAINKRLTAEEMVATIAYSPKEEKIDDQEFRKMFGSSFEEILQENPLLDSFELTLTSASADKELLDSFIAAVGRIEGVDRVSYPALMAERLHATVNKIRLVLLLFGGALLVISLILLSNTIRLAIFSKRYLINTMKLVGATKWFIMKPFLGSSVTQGILAGVAASALFVLAVYGLNEAIPELMTIAEAGKIAIILGSMVVGGIVISGLFTFAALNKFVNMKSNKIYLY; encoded by the coding sequence ATGAAAGATGACAAGCGGTTGAAACGAAAGGTCCGCAACTCCTACATCGTATCGACGGTGAGCATCACGCTCGTGCTGTTCCTGCTGGGATCGGTGGGCTACCTGATGGTCGCGGCGCTGAAAGTCGCCGACACGCTGCAGGAGAGCATCGCCGTCACCGTGGAGCTGAAAAACGGCCTTTCGGAGTCACAGCGGGAGGCCATCAACAAACGGCTGACGGCCGAGGAGATGGTCGCGACGATCGCCTACTCGCCCAAGGAGGAGAAGATCGACGATCAGGAGTTCCGCAAAATGTTCGGCAGTTCGTTCGAGGAGATTCTGCAGGAGAATCCCCTGCTGGATTCGTTCGAACTCACGCTGACCTCCGCTTCGGCCGACAAGGAGCTGTTGGACTCGTTCATCGCCGCCGTCGGGCGCATCGAGGGGGTCGACCGGGTGTCGTACCCCGCGCTGATGGCCGAACGGCTGCACGCCACGGTGAACAAGATTCGCCTCGTGCTGCTGCTGTTCGGCGGGGCGCTGCTGGTCATCTCGCTGATCCTGCTGAGCAACACCATCCGGCTGGCGATCTTCTCGAAGCGTTACCTCATCAACACGATGAAGCTGGTCGGAGCCACCAAGTGGTTCATCATGAAGCCCTTCCTCGGGAGCAGCGTCACGCAGGGAATACTGGCCGGCGTGGCTGCCTCGGCGCTGTTCGTCCTCGCGGTCTACGGGCTCAACGAGGCCATACCCGAGCTGATGACCATTGCCGAAGCGGGCAAGATCGCCATCATCCTCGGCTCGATGGTTGTCGGCGGCATCGTCATATCGGGGCTCTTCACCTTCGCGGCCCTCAACAAATTCGTCAACATGAAGTCGAACAAGATATACCTATATTAA
- a CDS encoding YfhO family protein produces MEFSNAIRTKLLPAATALVLFFVVSALYFAPQFRGEVLPQHDVIQYEGMAKDITDMRAATGEDPQWTGGMFGGMPAYLINVAYPAQLVKRTVGQVVKIMDTPAAFLFFSMVSMWLMLMIFGVNPWVGIVAALAYGLSTYFLLIIGAGHVTKMWALVYAPLMMGGAWMTLRGSIWCGAALTALTASLEIGANHPQITYYFLVAMAAFWISEGIVSFKEGRLRNFSLRTAALAAAGILAVGSNFSPLWYTAKHSKETIRGGSELTATAETSQSGLALDYATAWSYGKAETFNLLIPDFMGRESATTFPADGETAAVLNDYGLRGAAQQLPAYWGTQPYTGGPTYLGAAAVFLAALGIALARGRNKWWIIAACVVMILLAWGRNLMGFTEFAFKYLPGYNKFRTVSMTLVIVQWAVPLLGALALMRLWKEEIPRERLMRALAWAAGVTGGLCLLLAVAGGAFFDFGREKSVVEMTDTFHRIFEANNMQSYIDRGMDVEWAEATADAMAADRAAMMQADAWRSLVMILLAAGGVALFALRRINKYVLTGLLAGVMLLDLVPVDLRFLAHDKFESARRRQVTASAADKAIMQDKELGYRVLNLTVSPFNDATTSYFHRSVGGYHGAKLARYQDLIDRYLSGIDDGVLDMLNTRYLIVPGQNNQPEPRLRTTANGAAWFVDRLVAGETPQQEIDLLGTTDLKTAAVVNPRDKAFAEEWQAGSTGADTALVRSIALTEYRPNYLRYEYTTPEEAVAVFSEIFYDHGWTAYVDGEEMPCFRADYVLRAMKLPAGKHTVEWRFRAPGWTAVEGVTLAASLVILLGAVAALVYCFRKKKA; encoded by the coding sequence ATGGAATTTTCGAACGCTATACGCACAAAACTGCTGCCCGCGGCAACGGCCCTCGTGCTCTTCTTCGTGGTGAGTGCACTCTACTTCGCCCCGCAGTTCCGCGGCGAGGTGCTTCCCCAGCACGACGTCATCCAGTACGAAGGCATGGCCAAGGACATCACCGACATGCGCGCCGCGACGGGCGAAGACCCCCAGTGGACGGGCGGCATGTTCGGCGGGATGCCGGCTTACCTGATAAACGTCGCCTACCCGGCCCAGCTCGTGAAGCGCACCGTCGGACAAGTCGTGAAGATCATGGACACCCCGGCGGCGTTCCTCTTCTTCTCGATGGTCTCGATGTGGCTGATGCTGATGATCTTCGGCGTCAATCCTTGGGTGGGAATCGTCGCGGCGCTGGCCTACGGGCTGTCGACCTACTTCCTGCTGATTATCGGTGCGGGGCACGTCACGAAGATGTGGGCGCTGGTTTACGCCCCGCTGATGATGGGAGGCGCGTGGATGACGCTGAGGGGCAGCATCTGGTGCGGCGCGGCGCTCACGGCGCTCACGGCGTCGCTCGAAATCGGCGCCAACCATCCGCAGATCACCTACTATTTCCTCGTGGCAATGGCCGCCTTCTGGATCAGCGAAGGCATCGTCTCCTTCAAGGAGGGACGCCTGCGCAATTTTTCCCTGCGCACGGCGGCGCTGGCCGCGGCGGGCATATTGGCCGTAGGGTCGAACTTCTCGCCCCTGTGGTACACGGCCAAACATTCGAAAGAGACCATCCGCGGCGGCTCGGAGCTCACCGCGACGGCCGAAACCTCGCAAAGCGGCCTCGCGCTCGACTACGCCACAGCGTGGAGCTACGGCAAGGCCGAGACCTTCAACCTGCTGATCCCCGACTTCATGGGCCGCGAGTCGGCCACGACATTCCCGGCGGACGGAGAGACGGCCGCCGTGCTGAACGATTACGGACTGCGCGGCGCGGCGCAGCAACTGCCCGCCTACTGGGGCACGCAGCCCTACACGGGCGGCCCGACGTACCTCGGGGCCGCGGCGGTGTTCCTCGCGGCGCTGGGCATCGCACTGGCCCGGGGACGCAACAAATGGTGGATCATCGCCGCATGCGTCGTGATGATCCTGCTGGCCTGGGGCCGCAACCTGATGGGATTCACCGAATTCGCGTTCAAATACCTGCCCGGTTACAACAAGTTCCGCACGGTCTCGATGACGCTCGTCATCGTGCAGTGGGCCGTGCCGCTGCTGGGGGCACTGGCCCTGATGCGGCTCTGGAAAGAGGAGATTCCGCGTGAGCGGCTGATGCGCGCGCTGGCATGGGCGGCGGGCGTCACGGGCGGGCTGTGCCTGCTGCTGGCCGTGGCCGGAGGGGCTTTCTTCGACTTCGGGCGCGAGAAAAGCGTCGTGGAGATGACCGACACATTCCACCGCATCTTCGAAGCCAACAACATGCAGTCGTATATCGACCGCGGCATGGATGTCGAGTGGGCCGAAGCGACGGCCGACGCGATGGCCGCCGACCGCGCGGCGATGATGCAGGCCGATGCGTGGCGTTCGCTCGTGATGATCCTGCTGGCAGCGGGCGGCGTGGCGCTGTTCGCCCTGCGCAGAATCAACAAATATGTGTTGACGGGGTTGTTGGCGGGTGTGATGCTGCTGGACCTCGTACCGGTGGACCTGCGGTTCCTCGCGCACGACAAATTCGAATCGGCGCGCCGCCGACAGGTGACGGCCTCGGCGGCCGACAAGGCGATCATGCAGGACAAGGAGTTGGGCTACCGGGTGCTGAACCTTACGGTCAGCCCGTTCAACGACGCTACGACCTCCTATTTCCACCGTTCGGTGGGCGGGTATCACGGCGCCAAGCTGGCCCGTTATCAGGACCTGATCGACCGCTATCTGTCGGGCATCGACGACGGAGTGCTGGACATGCTCAACACCCGCTATCTGATCGTTCCGGGGCAGAACAACCAGCCCGAGCCGCGTCTGCGGACGACGGCCAACGGTGCGGCGTGGTTCGTCGACCGCCTCGTCGCGGGTGAAACCCCGCAGCAGGAGATCGACCTGCTGGGCACGACCGATCTGAAGACGGCGGCGGTGGTCAATCCCCGGGACAAGGCTTTCGCCGAGGAGTGGCAGGCCGGAAGCACCGGGGCCGACACGGCGCTCGTGCGCTCGATAGCGCTCACGGAATACCGCCCGAACTACCTCCGCTACGAATACACGACGCCCGAAGAGGCCGTGGCGGTCTTCTCGGAGATCTTCTACGACCACGGCTGGACGGCCTATGTCGACGGCGAGGAGATGCCCTGCTTCCGGGCCGACTACGTTCTGCGGGCGATGAAACTCCCCGCCGGGAAACACACCGTCGAATGGCGGTTCCGCGCACCGGGATGGACGGCGGTCGAAGGGGTGACGCTCGCGGCATCGCTCGTGATCCTGCTGGGGGCCGTCGCGGCGCTGGTCTATTGTTTCAGGAAGAAAAAAGCGTAA